CATGCCCAAGgaaggaaaaaattattaaagcaTAAGAAATTAGGCGACTTTACAACATTTactcaattaaattattatcttacTTCACTATGCAACGCAGCAGTGGCAGTCAAACGTTCATCCGGATCAATTGAGAGAAGGGTGTCAATAAGCGGCAGGGATGATGGAGGAAAATCTTTGAACGTCTCTGCAATACACCGCTTGTATGACTGTTGGGGCTTAAAAATGGTAGCATGAGGCAACTTCGATTTCTTCCAATATTCGTCAGAAGGAGAACCACATAGCTTAAATATCTTGTGCAGTTGTTCCACCTACAAAACATGAAGCATGCTAACTATATTAGTAAAATCCTAAGCACAAATATCACGAACAAGTAGAAGAAAATTGAGAAGCCTTTTGACAACAAAATCTTGCTCATGATCTAGTCAACTGAATAAATATTATGCACTAAAAAGATGTAATAACAGACCCTATGAGATGTATTCACCATAGAGATTACCTCCGTTCGACCAGGCATAATAGGCTTTCCAGCCAATAATTCAGCAAGAATGCAGCCAGCACTCCAGAGGTCCACTCCTACACCATATTCAGTGGCCCCAAGAAGAAGTTCTGGAGGTCGATACCATAATGTAACCACTCTACTAGTCATAGGGTGCTTGTGATGAGGATCGAAGAAGGAAGCTAATCCAAAATCAGCAATCCTAAGATTTCCATCATTATCAATAAGAAGGTTTGACCCCTTTATATCACGATGCAGCACATGACGGTTGTGACAGTGCTCCAGTCCAGAAAATAGCTGATGCATGTAACATTTTACCTAAAATACCCAGatacaaacatataataagGTCCAGCTCAATTAGTAACCATAAAATGTAAAAGACTTTTGAATAAtcgtatattttaaaactaaagatAAACACACCAATTACCTGAGATTCCGTGAACTTAATTGCCGGGTTTGTGGCCAGTCCAGCCAGATCATGCACCATGTATTCAAATACAAGATATAAACTGCACGACATTCTAGAAGTCACTAAGCCTTCAAGTTTGATGACATTGGGATGATCTAGACGACGGAGAATCAAAATCTCTCTAGCCATGAACTTCACACTTTCAGGCTCTAAATTGTCAAAACGGACCTTCTTTAGAGCAACAATTTTTCCCGTCAAAGAATCCCTAGCTTTGTAAACATTGCTGTATGTACCTTGCCCGATCTGATTGAAAGATAGCAAAATCACCAacaaaagatttaatatttGTCAGGCAAGTAGCCAGAAGAAATAACTTTTACACAATTTGTTGGAAggtttttaaatttacaaatccCAAACCCCAGAAAAAAGGCTAAATTCCAAATTACTACTTTACCAGTGGCCCTTGTTTGAATAAAGATAACAGAAAAACCCTTCTAAAGTAGGAAATTCCTCATACTATGTTAAAACAGAAAACGGAAACTCAACAGGATCAAACCTCATTGAAGGAAAAGTGCAATGGAGAAGACGACAAGAACCCACATATTGTCAAAAATCAAATCCAGACAGCACGACCATATCAGCATTCAGCAAACCATAATTGgcaacaaaattaaatactgTTGAGTGAATCCAAGCTGTTCTTTACCTTATCAAGCTTCTCAAAGGTGTCAGCTTTCCGAGGCGTCAATCCGTTGATGGCTTCACCAGCAACCTTAGAGAGCCAGGAGGGCCACCCTGCTGCAACCTGCTCACCGTGAACATGGTTAGGTAGGTTGCTCAACCTCGGATTCGGCTTCGGCTTCGAAGATCGCCTCCTCTCTCCCCTTGCCCTTGTCCTCTTCTCCTCTCTTTCaccctccttctccttctccttctcaaTGTTCTCATTCTCAACAACCTCTGCTCTACTCACCTCAGCTTTTGCCTCTCTCACTTCCTCTCTCCTCTCCTCCCTCGAAGACTCTCTCCCAAACGCACACCCCATCTCTCAAAATCTCTCATTTACTCTCCCCACTACCACCAGCCACATTTTCCCTCACTTTCTCGCCATCCCAACACCATCCACAACCACTCACCCCTCCAAAACCCTAATCATAAATCTCGAAAAGCTAGACTGTGCAAGCAAACACTAATTCTAAAGACCCTAACTTTGGCAGACAAAAGTGAGATAGCAATGATTTGGAGACACCCCACAATTTGTGGTGCAGTCAAAGAAACCAAAACCACTGTTCCTTTTTTTCCCCTTAAGGTGggtcttttttaaattttctttctccCTTTGACACTGTGATATGGAGGAAGATCAAAGTTGAACAGAAACGGTTGAAGTTGAGTCTTACCAGATTCAAAGATCAGTGAAAAGAAAGGaatgttttagagagagaaagagaaaaaaaaaatgtgaaggtGGATCTCCcttctttttcaacttctctCTCATACCCATGATGGTATCTGTATTTATTTTGACTGAAAGAAGAACCAAAAGGTTAGCAAAGACCTGTACCTATAATAACCGAGTTATGGTTGAGGTGTGTCAATGTCTCTGTGcccaagttttattttatttttcttcttttaaccCTTTCAGGACTGTGTTTtatgaagttgaagaagaagcTTCCATCATAGTGTCCAATCACAGCAAGACACAAAAATTCAGGTTCAAGTGGTGtcaattaataattacatttgaTGGTGGTTAATTAACGAATTTATTTATTgcataagtaaaatataaaataaaaatattgttgatgTAGTTGGAAAACATTGGTGATTTATAGTAGTATAGGAAGGAAGGTACGTTGCTatgttattacattttattttactttttgtgcCTGTTTTGGTGGTTTATAACTTGGAGGTTTGAACATTGCTTTCAGGAAGAAAATGGACTGTGGAGTTGgtcaaaatttatgataaatataaaggAAGATCAAAGCACGTGCTTAATAATAGTACCAACACATACTATAATATATTTCTAGCTGccccaataattttttttttaattttgatattagtACAAATATATTCAGAAAGATCCTGTTATGCAAAatttaggtatttttttttaaaagataatttattttatattgaaattacaACGTCATTGCCTATAATTGGtgaaaaaagtataatttatataactataaaattaaatttattttctttttcacttttaaatggaaagatttttcatcaatataaaacaatatttgtaTGTGACAAGACATACGAATAGATGGAGGGAAACAAATAGTCACTCATACTAATAGCaatagttttcattttcattacatTGCAGAAACACAAAGATTATTCTAAAAATTGTTCCTTATTTTCAACAGGATTATAAACCGGTTAAATACGGCTGTTCATACATTCAACATCCTATGACAACTGTGAGACAATGTTTAAAGCACGACAGGTTTCTTGATCTTGCTTCTATAATTCTAAATCTCAGCAATCATGATAAGTAAATGATAATGTAGATatgaaaaaagaataattatgaGACTAGTTGAGAAAATAATTTCGTTCTTAGAATTTTGTATAAGTAGAACTcgtattttgatatattaattttaagggtaatgatacatacataatacaatatttttgaCACGTAtgataatgtttaaatgttgtcaaaaaatgttgtctaagtatctttattctaattttaatctaagttattttttttatctaaatattattgtaattttatttatgcttATGCcataatataattatgtaatttctCTTTTATCAATATTCGATAAAATGCTATGAATTGTTACATCTAGCAACCCCaatcatttttctatttatttttctattagtattatttattgtcaaatataataaaaaagaccTGCAAAATTTAGGTACCTATTTTCAAGATAATTTATTCTGTATTAAAACTACAacatcattaattttaaatttctttatgttGCATGAATCATAAGATAAATTTGTAACATtccatttaatataataaatttattaaataaaacatcatataatttgataaaaacatagcaaatagataaagaaaaacatataaaacattGCTATAGTTATCTAAAGTAATAACTATGTCAATATAATATATGTGCAGAAACAAAAGTACAACAACAAAAGTAATAAGAGATATTGGATGAATGTATTAGTATCCACCTAAACcctaaatgaataaaaaatggatGACATTTACGAGATGTTTTCGCCTCAAGAATTTATGAGCTAGATATATTACAACCTATTTTTGACAAATACTACAAATAACAAGTAaaacactaattaaaaaaaaatctcttacaGACTAAATGATATCAAACACATTCttggtaaaataataaaaaacataaaagcttgaaatatatatatatatatatatatatatatatatatatatatatatatatatatatacgagtttctaaaatgttttttatttaatataaattgtttgtttgtacatgtaaaagaaacttttaagtaactcaaaattaaaattttattgaagagtaactcaaaattttattttaaatcaacgTCGTATAAATATgctaatgtaatttttttctgtcaGGTTCCCCTCTATGCGTTctatataataatgtttttcaaagaacaatttatttattttatatgttatttttaaaattgtaatgtaatatttttttcggttatacatttataattttactataCTGGaaatttctttaagaaaatgaaaaccaaaaaatatgaaataaatatttatttaaaattacattagaactctaaaaattattatttttttcactcgATCTAGTTGGGAGAACCATAAAGCATTACTATATTGGGAAATTGGAGTGTAAGTTTTAACGgctttattatatttgtataaaaataaatatgttacaTTAATCTACAATTTAAATGCAATTTAAGTTTTACAAATCATCCATTATATGTTTTAGTAGAGATAAAAAGGtatgtattattaaatttaatgcgattttttatatcatagatTCGTTGAATTCAATTATACATACCTTATAAGGGTTTAAATTTATGGATTTAATATTAACCATATTGTGAGAAAACTGAATTTTCAGATGCATACAAAAAGAAGTTATTTTGCCAAACAagtctaatttaaattaaaataataagaatgtgTAATTGTAGTTTCTTTAATTGTGCATTTAATAATCGACCCACCATGAAAATGAAAACTCCTACATCCACCTAACATTGCTTTcagtaatatatttttctttttaattaaaaaataatatatggtAGTCTCAGTTATTTGTTACTAAAACAGTCTTAATTATTTTACAGCAAATAACATAAAgtaattaattgagtttttttggGTAATTGTAATACTGTGAATGCATGAGTGAGAAGTGCATTAACTTGAGGTGCAAGAGAAGCAAAGATTATGAACTGGTGGTCCCCCACGCGAAAGGAATGACCCAATTCAATCCTATGTATCAGAATTTTCACAATCATATCATCAAATCAATCAATGCCTCTGATTTTATCAAATCCTTTCCCTCCCATGCAGTTGCATCACACGCTAACACTGACACTTCTTCACCACCACTCATTATCTATCTTCGCTGCGCCTCTCACCctaaccaccaccaccaccaccaccatggCCACCAATTTCCAACTCTCCGATGCTTCTCACTCTCTTCCAATTTCATCGCACCACCTCTTGATCGTCGGTCCCGGCATTCTTGGTCGTTTGGTCGCCCAAATTTGGCGCCAGGTTAACAATAAACTTGcattttttattgagtttaaGTGTACTCTAAttgtcaattaaattttcatttttgttattaatttatttctgtTCAGAGACTATTGTGACAATTTCTTCAAGTTTAGAAAGCAACATTACTGTGTATGGACAATAACATGTGTCTATTTTGAAGCAGGAATATCCAGGTTGTGAAGTTTATGGACAAACAGTAACCACTGATCATCATGAGGAGTTGGCCAAAATTGGTATTAATCCGTCTTTGGAATGGACCAAAGGCTCCCACAAATTTCCCTATGTCATTTTCTGTGCTCCGCCTTACCAATCCTCTGATTATCTCGGTGATCTTAGGTTAGCAATCTTAATCgttgaaatttaaattcaactgatttttttattcttaacaaaataaaatgggtATTGTTATTCATGTTTacgaattttgtttttcttctgaACTTATGTGGTGGACTGTCTACCAATCAGGCTGGCTGCATCAAGCTGGAATGGTGAAGGTTCTTTCTTGTTTACGTCAAGCTCTGCTCCTTATGATTGTAATGATAATGGATTGTGTGAGGAGGTTGGTCTAAAACATTGTTTGATCGTTGTCTCACACTCGTTTATAGCTTAATTTATGCCATTGATCCTCATATTTAGAAGCATAAcattatagaaaagaaaaactgagGCTCTCTCTAACACGTCACTTGTTTTCATTATCTTTAGACGCTTAAACATCGTAGAAAAGAAACTCTAAGATGCTCTCTtacaaataatttgttttcCCCATCTTCAAATGCACGACGTTATGGAAGAAAAAGGCTAACCCACTCTCTTACACATCACTTGTTTCCCTCATCTTTATATGTATAACATTGTAGAAGAGAAATATTAGCACTCATATACGTCACTTGTCCTCTCATCTTTAGATGCATAACATTGTAGAAGAAAAAAGCTGTAGACTCTCTCCAATACATCAGTTGTTTTCCGCATCTTTGAATACAAAACTTTGTAGAAGAGAAATGATAGAACAATTTACTTCGTACTCTTTTAAACATTCTCTCTGTTATTTGTTAAGATTTATTTAATGTGCGTCAAGCTACCATTATTCTTGTTAAAAATGACTAagcttttgtttcttatttgatgagtgttttttgtaattttgaagacaCTCTATAACACTTACAGTGCATTAGAGTTTTCCATGTTTTCCCGCATGGGTGTGTCAATAATATATCTTGTTAACAAGgatagatatttatttatgtgcAGGATAGTCCAGTGGTGCCTATAGGGAGGAGCCCCAGGACTGATGTCCTTCTTAAAGCTGAAAAGATAGTGCTGGAGTTTGGTGGTTCTGTTTTAAGACTGTCTGGACTATATATATCCTTTTTAGAATTATGTTTACCGGGATTCTAACTAACCATTTACCTAGTTAGTTATTTCTATTATGTTTATGTCTATTGTCTGCTTCCAACCTTgacataattttaaacaaagtaGATAAAGGCCCACATGTTTATTGGTTAGAGAAGGGGATTGTTGAATCTCGCCCTGATCACATCCTGAATCTAATTCATTATGAGGTCAGAATTTCAGCTAATCTTATTTATTCTGTAAAAATTAACATGGTAGTAGTGTTCATTTTAACATACATCGTGTCATAAAGGTATTGAAGTTCATCGTGTATGGGGTTACATCTAAACAAATAGATGTTTCATTCACGTGCTTTCTCATTTCCCATCATACTTCCCGTGTTTTGTTTCATATTTGTCATTTCACCAGGAGACCAATTTGAGTTCCTTAACAAACTAAAACATTGCATTTTCTTATCTTCTGAAGGTCATTCAGTATTCGTTAATATGAAAAGTTGAATACGTTGTTTAATGTGCCGCTTTTCGAACCAGGATGCAGCTTCCCTCGCAgttgcaattttgaagaaacAATTTCGTGGGCGGATTTTCTTGGGTTGTGATAATCATCCCTTATCCAGGTTAAATTACATGTCATCCCCCGAATATGCAACTAATATCATGGAGACAATAATTGCTTCTTCCTATCTTAGATTTGTTCCTCACCCTCCCCTGCAATTTCCCTGTGTTTGGTAGCGATGCCAACATATGTGCCTTTCTCTCCCTGACCCTTTCTAAATGTTGTGTTGTCAGGCAAGAGGTGATGGATCTGGTATACAGAAGTGGGAAATTTAGTAAGAAGTTTGAGAAATTCACAGGTAAATAAATAACTActctttttatttgtaattgtttggTTTGGGATTGAAAATCAGCAGTAGATTATAGAACCATAATCTtgcattaataataataatcaaatggTAGTCATGATGATCTGtttttctaactatttttaGTTGATATGCTATCACTATGTCACTCGTCATTGTCAAAGAATTGTTGAGCctttgtatattttctttgcaGGAACTGATGATCCTCTAGGCAAGAGATTAAACAACTCCAAAACACGCCAAGAAGTAAGGTGGGAGCCAAAGTACTCTAGCTTTGCTAATTTCCTTGAGACCATTTGATTCTTCACACTATTTTCTCAGTGATGACTTATCGTTTATCGCTTTTTATATGAAATCACAAACTATAAATTGATtgttatccattttttttattgtatattcgTACTTGACAATGAATATTTAATGCGTTCCTTTTGTGGGGTGATAATAAAAACACGAAGGAGTGCATTTCCAGATTTAGGCTTCGTTTACACGAAAACTAGATTTTAAACgacttttatatgtttttatatttagtgttaaaatatgtagtaacatattaataaaggtatataaattaaaaaattgattatatatatatatatatatatatatatatattatatttaccaCGTTTAGTTTTTATATGGATAGTTAACcattatttactaaaaacaaTACATAATGAGACATCCTAAAGAAAGATGGATAATACTTTTATTAGATAgctataataattaataaaaagtgaatTACTTATATAATTACTATTGTAcacacttttaaattttgtttttatattttagtaattattttctaataaaaatatttatataaatttttattcgttaacttaaatattaatttaatttttattttcgttaagttcttttaattcaattttaatatatacatttttagttatatttcaattttttaagttaatttaatttaattatttttataatatcatttaaataattaagggTACAAATTGTTCATTTTATCTTGCGATTTATATAACGTTTGAcgtggatttttatttttaaatgaaaataatgcaAAATCATCCCTAATCTTCTCGAATTTCAAAGGCTATGTCATTGTTCATGTTGTCAAAAGCTTctcccattttcttcttcttcttctgttcATTCATTGATCTCACACAACACCATTTCCATCCTCTCTTACACATTCATCTTCTCTATCTTCCATTCTTTCCTCCTCCACGGTAACCATTATCATCttcatgaaacaaaaaaatattaaaagtgcatttgaaaaaaattaactaaattattatttaagccttatttttttttattatcataacaaaaattaaacatggaAGCTCcactacaaaataataattaggattaaacaatgtaaaaaaattgtatatttttctaaaaaattgaacaaaataactaaaaaatttaaaaattataatgttctATTCCGTTGTATTTTCATTTGTGTTCTATGGCTATGGTAAGAGTGTATCCTATTGGATAGTGGATGCAACTGGAAAAGCCACGTCATCTCATCGGCACCATCCATTTGGATTCTCCTTCCTCTCTCAGCATTACCAGTTTTCCACTTCATTATCAAAGTTAACGACCATCAtcattcattttcttctctccttCATTTTCCACCTCACAATTCTCTCAGGTCGATTTTGCACTCTTTTTTCTGCTCCTTAATCTCTCTGTAAACTCCTTAACTTCCAAAATGTCCCTCTGCTACACTTCCAATTTCATATCACTGAATCATCAAAAAAGCCTTTCCTTAACCTTCTCGTCGGACTCTCCTCGCTTCATCAACCTATTTTCAGTTAAGCATCGGAAACCACACCACCCCATTAAGTTCACCGCTGAAAGATTCAAACTTTTTGCCTCCCTGACGTCATCTCCGCCCACTGAGACTGCCCCATCAAGTTACAGGAGCAAGAGTCCTAAAGATGTTAACGTCTTGGTGGTGGGTTCAACTGGGTACATTGGAAATTATGTTGTGAGAGAGTTGGTGAAGAGAGGGTTCAACGTCACAGCCATTGCTAGAGAGAGGAGCGGAATTAGGGGTAGTGTTGACAAGGATCAGACGTTGAATCAGTTAAGAGGGGCCAATGTGTGTTTCTCGGATGTGACCAATCTGGATGCTTTTGAAGGGTCTTTGAACAGCTTGGGAAATTCTTTTGATGTTGTGGTGTCATGCCTTGCAAGTAGAAATGGAGGGGTGAAGGACTCTTGGAAGATTGATTATGAGGCAACAAGGAATAGCCTTGTTGCTGGAAGAAAACGAGGGGCTTCACATTTTGTGTTGCTTTCAGCAATATGTGTGCAGAAGCCCCTCCTTGAGTTTCAGCGTGCCAAGTTGAAGTTTGAGGATGAGTTGATGAAGTTAGCTGAGGAGGATGGTGGATTCAGTTATAGTATAGTGAGGCCAACCGCATTTTTCAAGAGTTTGGGAGGTCAggttgagttggtgaaggatgGGAAGCCATATGTCATGTTTGGAGATGGGAAACTGTGTGCTTGTAAGCCTATAAGTGAGTCAGATTTGGCTTCTTTTATTGTGGATTGTGTGCTTAGTGAGGATAAGATTAACAAGGTGTTGCCAATTGGAGGGCCTGGAAAGGCGTTGACACCACTGGAACAAGGAGAGATACTGTTTAGGCTTTTGGGGAAGGAGCCAAAATTCTTGAAAGTTCCAATAGGAATAATGGATTTTGCCATTGGGGTTCTTGATTTCCTGGTTAAAGTCTTTCCTTCACTGGAAGATGCTGCTGAGTTTGGGAAAATTGGAAGGTACTATGCGGCAGAAAGTATGTTGCTTTTGGATCCTGAGACTGGAGAGTATAGTGCTGAGAAGACACCTAGCTATGGAAATGATACATTGGAAGAGTTTTTTGCTAGGGTTCTCAGGGAGGGCATGGCTGGTCAAGAGCTAGGTGAGCAAACAATATTTTAAGACGGTTGTGCTTTAGATATGTATGAACACAATAAGGCAATTAGAGAAACCAGTTTTGTTTCTGTAAATGCATGTATTAAGCTAGAATCATTGTAATATTACAAGCTCAGACATTGCTGAAAGAAATTCAAGTCCCTGAAAATGAATTGTTGAAGATTCATTCTTAAATTGAATTGCACTATCATTCCCCTATTTATACATCGTTTATTGCTTTTGGCAGCTGAGTTTGATGTACTAAAACCAAGTTCATTTTAGTTTTGCATATGAATATAGTGttacattttcttaaatatactACTACATAAGTTTGCCATGTCTGATAGTTATTGTCTTCAATATGTGAACCAATTTAGAATGGATGGACTAAACCCTATTTTAAAGCAAGCTAGGGGAGTAGGATTTgcacaattatatataaaagcatTAACCATATTACTTGTGCTTGATTCGTTAGTGATAAACATTTTTTGCTGTTGAGGGAGAAAGATAATCGGATAATTCTTTTCAGCACAAATAGAATGGAAAATACAACTGGATCCATGGAGACATCGTTTACACTTCACAAACGTGAGAAATGCTAGATGCGCATTACTTGACACAACTTTTCAATATGTACATTATTCCTACAAGGAATTCATATGAAACTTGGTGATTATGGAGTCTACCTGCATCATTTAGCAAGACTCACATGAATTTCATTCAATGACAAAGAATATGTGAAAAGAATGTGTTACTATCATTCATTTTCACATATGGTCACCACCTTAGAAGAAACACTCACAAAGAACAAAAGGTTATTCACACCAAACTATGAATATTAACTTGTCACACTGATTTAGTGAATATGTATATGCTGAATGGTTCGTATTCCTTCCATCTACTTGGGGACTCGACTGTGAATGATGAAAGCTGAAAGCCAGATGAGCAGAACAGTGACAATGCTGCCGAACAAAGCCACAGCTATGGATCCAGCAAGATGCCTACAGAACTTGTCGTAGACATTGCAAACTTTTATCCAACCCATATGACTGTTTCCCTTTAAACCAATATATGCCACAGTTCCTGCTGCTCCTGTTGCTGAGGCTATTATCCCCAGTATTAGCTGTATCAAGTCATGGTGAACGACTTatcataatttctttattttggttttgtatGTAAAGCAAGAAAGTTAAGAAAACAAGATGAATAGCAATGTGGAAAGTAAAGTTAATTGATCAATTACTGTATCCCAGAAGATAAAGTTGAGGAGGAACTT
Above is a genomic segment from Vigna radiata var. radiata cultivar VC1973A chromosome 10, Vradiata_ver6, whole genome shotgun sequence containing:
- the LOC106776045 gene encoding probable serine/threonine-protein kinase At1g54610; translation: MGCAFGRESSREERREEVREAKAEVSRAEVVENENIEKEKEKEGEREEKRTRARGERRRSSKPKPNPRLSNLPNHVHGEQVAAGWPSWLSKVAGEAINGLTPRKADTFEKLDKIGQGTYSNVYKARDSLTGKIVALKKVRFDNLEPESVKFMAREILILRRLDHPNVIKLEGLVTSRMSCSLYLVFEYMVHDLAGLATNPAIKFTESQVKCYMHQLFSGLEHCHNRHVLHRDIKGSNLLIDNDGNLRIADFGLASFFDPHHKHPMTSRVVTLWYRPPELLLGATEYGVGVDLWSAGCILAELLAGKPIMPGRTEVEQLHKIFKLCGSPSDEYWKKSKLPHATIFKPQQSYKRCIAETFKDFPPSSLPLIDTLLSIDPDERLTATAALHSEFFTTKPYACDPSSLPKYPPSKEMDAKLRDEEARRLRAAGKANVDGVKKSRPRERAGRGIPVPEANAELQANIDRRRLITHANAKSKSEKFPPPHQDGALGYPLGSSHHMDPVFDPPDVPFSSTNFSQPKTNIQTWSGPLVDPSNGGAPRRKKKHGK
- the LOC106775196 gene encoding uncharacterized protein LOC106775196, whose amino-acid sequence is MPLILSNPFPPMQLHHTLTLTLLHHHSLSIFAAPLTLTTTTTTTMATNFQLSDASHSLPISSHHLLIVGPGILGRLVAQIWRQEYPGCEVYGQTVTTDHHEELAKIGINPSLEWTKGSHKFPYVIFCAPPYQSSDYLGDLRLAASSWNGEGSFLFTSSSAPYDCNDNGLCEEDSPVVPIGRSPRTDVLLKAEKIVLEFGGSVLRLSGLYKVDKGPHVYWLEKGIVESRPDHILNLIHYEDAASLAVAILKKQFRGRIFLGCDNHPLSRQEVMDLVYRSGKFSKKFEKFTGTDDPLGKRLNNSKTRQEVRWEPKYSSFANFLETI
- the LOC106776114 gene encoding divinyl chlorophyllide a 8-vinyl-reductase, chloroplastic, producing the protein MSLCYTSNFISLNHQKSLSLTFSSDSPRFINLFSVKHRKPHHPIKFTAERFKLFASLTSSPPTETAPSSYRSKSPKDVNVLVVGSTGYIGNYVVRELVKRGFNVTAIARERSGIRGSVDKDQTLNQLRGANVCFSDVTNLDAFEGSLNSLGNSFDVVVSCLASRNGGVKDSWKIDYEATRNSLVAGRKRGASHFVLLSAICVQKPLLEFQRAKLKFEDELMKLAEEDGGFSYSIVRPTAFFKSLGGQVELVKDGKPYVMFGDGKLCACKPISESDLASFIVDCVLSEDKINKVLPIGGPGKALTPLEQGEILFRLLGKEPKFLKVPIGIMDFAIGVLDFLVKVFPSLEDAAEFGKIGRYYAAESMLLLDPETGEYSAEKTPSYGNDTLEEFFARVLREGMAGQELGEQTIF
- the LOC106774923 gene encoding CASP-like protein 1D2; protein product: MLYFVAAFSVSGLYALVSALASIAVIQKPEFKLKFLLNFIFWDTLILGIIASATGAAGTVAYIGLKGNSHMGWIKVCNVYDKFCRHLAGSIAVALFGSIVTVLLIWLSAFIIHSRVPK